The Apium graveolens cultivar Ventura chromosome 10, ASM990537v1, whole genome shotgun sequence nucleotide sequence CCCGTATAAAATGGCAACGTATATTAATGTGTTTGCTTCGATCATGAAAGACAGGGTTCTTCGCAAGATCAATGGCTGACTTATTGTCGATAAACAATGTAACTGGACCCATAGTCTGACCTGTTATCTGAGACAGTAGATTTCGCAGCCAAATAGCTTGGCATGCTGGCGCCGTAGCTGCCATAAACTCTGTCTCGCATGAGGAGAGAGCAACACACCTTTGCTTTTGAGACACCCATGTTATAAAGCTTTCATTTAAGTAAAAAGCCATACCTCCCGTGCTCTTTCTGTCCTCCACATGTCCAGCCAAGTCACTATCCGAGTATCCCATTAACACATTGTTCTGACTCTCCTTCGTGTACACTAAACCCATGTCGATCTTTCCTTTAACATACCTCAATATGCGCTTAACTGCATTTTGATGTAATATTGTAGGTCTTTCCATGAACCTACTCACTATCCCAATTGAGTAAGCTAGGTCGGGTCTGGTATGTACAAGATATCGTAGTCCGCCAATCAAGCTTTTAAACTCTGTAGAGTTTACTATAACTCCTCCTTCGTCTTTATGAATAACTGGATGTAGCCCTCTCCTTGTTCTACTTCAAGGCCCAAGTAGTATGCTAGCTTGACTAAATCGCTCATGTCGAATTTGCAACTCATCTGCATTTTGAAGTCCTTGATTGCTTGGATGCTTGATCCAGTAACCAACAAATCATCGACGTACATAGCGATTATTATAACTTCAGTACCTAATCTTTTGGAGTACACTGCTTGCTCATAAGGACATTTTGTAAACCCCATTTCTTCCGGACTCTTGCCTTAGATTCGAGTACCACGCACGTGGTGCTTGTCTCAAACCGTATAACGCCTTCAAAAGCCTGTAAACACAATGTTCCTTGCCCCAAATTACAAAGCCCTCTGGTTGTGTCACGTACATCTCCTCTTGAATTTCACCATTCAAGAAGGTTGTCTTGACATTTAAGTGGTGAACCTCCCAGTAGTTCTTTGCAGCCAAAGTAAGGAGCAAGCGAATAGTTTCGATTCGAGTAATCGGAGCAAATACTTCTTCAAAGTCGACCCCTTGCTTTTGAACATACCTCTTGGCAACGATTCTGGCTTTCGGCTTAATGACATGGCCTTTAGCAACTCTTTTGATTTTGTATACCCACTTCAAGTCAATTGGTTTTCTTCCAGGAGGTAGTTCAGTTAATTCCCAAGTTTTGTTTCTTTCAACCGCATCC carries:
- the LOC141691196 gene encoding secreted RxLR effector protein 161-like produces the protein MERPTILHQNAVKRILRYVKGKIDMGLVYTKESQNNVLMGYSDSDLAGHVEDRKSTGGMAFYLNESFITWVSQKQRCVALSSCETEFMAATAPACQAIWLRNLLSQITGQTMGPVTLFIDNKSAIDLAKNPVFHDRSKHINIRCHFIRECVKKGEIIVKHVSTIDR